In one window of Helianthus annuus cultivar XRQ/B chromosome 17, HanXRQr2.0-SUNRISE, whole genome shotgun sequence DNA:
- the LOC110924792 gene encoding uncharacterized protein LOC110924792 yields the protein MADQIARIVPEIVTKIQGSNTPPSSVDSKAVQLKLVSFNYKHFVSYNPKPFTGSDGVTAMLEWFDNIEVTFINNECPEHLKTRIATGVFQGRALEWWTNERNIRSNDEAYALPWAKVRELMMLEFCPPHEQQKLEDEFWHLKQVGDDNLAYTTCFKQLSIIVPHLVSTPKRMVTKYIHGLHSAMRDSIEATQLDSIEEVYRFAASLNNNRVRDQQFGTPAPSKPANQITQQSSGGKNKKRKSRNSGCNAIVPATTPNPASPYNTKKSYTGVHPKCDTCHYHHPANSACRNCTSCNCYGHTAPYCRQTNQVQQAPQNPKPPNNAQSCYKCGDTTHLRPQCPQLNQEQP from the coding sequence ATGGCTGACCAGATTGCACGCATTGTTCCTGAGATTGTCACTAAAATCCAGGGATCAAACACTCCTCCCTCCTCTGTTGACTCGAAAGCGGTCCAACTTAAGCTTGTGAGCTTCAACTACAAGCACTTTGTCTCCTacaaccctaagcctttcacgggcagtgatggggtgactgcaATGTTGGAGTGGTTCGACAACATTGAAGTTACTTTCATCAACAACGAGTGCCCTGAGCATCTTAAGACTAGGATTGCTACTGGTGTTTTCCAAGGCCGAGCTttggaatggtggaccaatgagaGAAACATCCGCTCCAATGATGAAGCCTATGCTTTACCGTGGGCCAAGGTTCGAGAACTGATGATGcttgaattctgccctcctcatgagcaACAAAAGCTTGAGGATGAGTTCTGGCATCTGAAACAAGTAGGTGATGACAATCTGGCCTATACTACCTGTTTCAAGCAGCTCAGCATAATTGTGCCTCATTTGGTGTCTACTCCTAAGCGCATGGTCACCAAGTACATTCATGGGTTACACTCTGCCATGCGTGATTCCATTGAAGCAACTCAGCTAGACTCCATCGAAGAAGTTTACCGTTTCGCAGCAAGTCTAAACAACAACCGTGTTCGTGATCAACAGTTTGGCACACCTGCCCCCTCAAAACCAGCTAACCAGATCACCCAGCAATCAAGTGGTGGCAAGAATAAGAAACGAAAGTCCCGAAATTCTGGCTGCAATGCGATTGTGCCTGCTACAACTCCAAACCCTGCTTCTCCTTATAACACCAAGAAGTCGTACACTGGGGTTCATCCCAAATGCGACACCTGTCACTATCATCACCCTGCCAACTCAGCATGTCGCAACTGTACCTCCTGCAACTGCTATGGTCACACTGCTCCTTACTGTCGCCAGACCAACCAAGTTCAGCAAGCTCCCCAGAATCCCAAACCACCAAACAACGCTCAATCCTGCTACAAGTGTGGTGATACCACTCATCTCCGTCCCCaatgccctcagttgaaccaagaGCAACCGTAG